Genomic window (Deltaproteobacteria bacterium):
CGTCGACGAGGAGGGTGTGGCCGGTGACGTAGCTCGAGGCGTCGGAGGCGAGGAAGAGGAGCGGGCCGACGAGCTCCTCGAGGCGGCCCGGGCGGCCCATCGGGGTGCGCGAGCGCACCCACTTGAGGGCGCGCTCGTCGCCGAACATGCGCTCCGTCATCTCGGTGGGGAACCAGGCCGGTGCGAGGGCGTTCACGCGCACGCCGCGCCGCGCCCACTGCGCCGCCAGCTCGCGCGTCAGGTTCACCACCCCGCCCTTCGACGCCGCGTAGCTCCCTTGCGGGATCTGCCCGACGCCGACGACGCCGAGGATCGACGCCACGTTCACGATCGAGCCGCGGCCCGCCGCGAGCATCTCGCGCCCGAAGCGCTGCGCGCAGCGGAAGCTGCCGACGAGGTTCACCTCGAGCGTCGCCCGGAAGGCCTCGACGGGCTCCTGCTCGGCCGGCAGCGGGTCGCCCAGCCCCGCGTTGTTGACGAGCACCTGGACCGGCCCGAGCCGCGCCGCCACCTCGCTGGCCAGGCGCTCGACCGACTCGTCGCAGGCGACGTCGCAGGCGAAGGCGTGCGCCTCCGCGCCGGCGGCGCGCAGCCGCGCGGCGAGCTCCTCGAGGCGGTCCGTCCGCCGGGCCGCCAGCGCGACGCGCGCCCCCGCGGCGGCCAGCCCCTCGGCGAGCGCGACACCGATCCCCGACGAGGCGCCCGTCACGACCGCGACGCGCCCGTCGAGGCGGAACGCCCGGGTCGGATCCGCTCCCACACCCGTCACGGGTCGAGCGGCGCCAGCCGCCGGTAGGCGGCGTCGTGGTAGACCAGCGGCTCGCGTTCGGGATCGAACTCCGCCGCCTCCACCTGGCCGACGTAGATCACGTGGTCGCCGGCGTCGTGGGCGGCGACGGTGCGGCAGTCGAGGACCGCCACGGTGCCGGGCAGCCACGGTGCGCCGCTCGGCCCGGTGCGGCAGGCGAGACCCTCGAAGCGCAGCTCCTCGTTGCCGGAGAGCGCAAACTGGGCCGAGAGCGCGAACTGGTCCGCCGCGAGCACGTTGACGGCGAAGACGCCGGCCCGGGCGACCACGGGCAGGGTCAGCGCCTGCTTGTCGGCGCAGAACAGCACGAGCGGGGGCTCGAGCGACACCGCGCTGAAGGAGGACACGGTCATCCCCGCCACGTGCTCGCCGGCCCGCGTGGTCACGACGGTGACCCCGCTCGCCCAGCGGCGCAGCAGCGTCCGGAACTGCTGCGGGTCGACCGGCAAGCCCCTAGGCCGCCTTCTCCATCGCCTCGGTGTAGCGGCCGTAGCGCGCTTCGCTGTTGAGGCGGGCCCGCTTGGCGAAGGCCTTCTGGCCCTCGGCGAGATTCTCCTGTTTCCCGCCCCAGGCCTTCAGCGCCGGCGCCTGCAGCGCTCGGCCGTACGAGAAGGAGAGCTGCCACGGGAAGCCGCCGATCCGGTTCATCTCGTTGAGATGCGCGGTGGCGAGCTCGTCGCTCTGGCCGCCCGAGAGGAATACGATCCCCGGCACGGCGGCCGGCACGACGCGCCGGAAGCAGCGGATCGTGCGCTCCGCCACCTCGCGCACGGAAGCCTGCGGCTTCGCCGCGTAGCCCGACAGCACCATGTTCGGCTTGAGCAGGATCTGCTCGAGCGGGACGCGGTGGCCGTAGAGGGCGTCGAAGACGAAGTGGAGCGTCCGCTCGGTCGCCGCGTCCGAGCGCGCGATCGAATGGTCGCCGTCCATCAGGATCTCGGGCTCCACGATCGGGACCAGGCCTTCCTCGACGCACAGCGCGGCGAAGCGCGCGAGCGCGTCGGCGTTGGCGACGAGGCAGGCGTCGCTCGGCTTGCCCTCGGCGATCTCGATCACCGCGCGCCACTTCGTGAAGCGCGCGCCCAGGCCCCGGTAGTCGACCAGCCGCTGGCGCAGCCCGTCGAGCCCCTCGGTGATCTTCTCGTCGGCGCTGAAGGGCAGCTTCTGGGTGCCCTTGTCGACCTTGATCCCCGGGATGATGCCGCGCTTCTCGAGCAGCTTCGGCAGCGGCGTGCCGTCGGAGGCCTTCTGGCGGATCGTCTCGTCGTAGAGGATCACGCCGCTGATGTGCTGCTCGCAGCCCGGGGTGGTGAAGAGCATCTCCCGGTAGTCGCGCCGGTTCTCCTCCGTCGACTCGACCCGGATCGAGTCGAAGCGCTTCTTGATCGTGCCCGTGCTCTCGTCGGCGGCGAGGATGCCCTTGCCGGGGGCGACCAGGGCCTGGGCGGTGGCTTCGAGCTCGTGACCTTCGGGGTGGCTCATCGGGTCCTCCGGGATGCGTCTCGCGGTAGGTGGCGGAAAGGGGCGAGAAGGTATCGCCCGCCGCCGGCGCCGTCATGGCG
Coding sequences:
- a CDS encoding flavin reductase family protein, which codes for MPVDPQQFRTLLRRWASGVTVVTTRAGEHVAGMTVSSFSAVSLEPPLVLFCADKQALTLPVVARAGVFAVNVLAADQFALSAQFALSGNEELRFEGLACRTGPSGAPWLPGTVAVLDCRTVAAHDAGDHVIYVGQVEAAEFDPEREPLVYHDAAYRRLAPLDP
- a CDS encoding fructose-bisphosphate aldolase class I — translated: MSHPEGHELEATAQALVAPGKGILAADESTGTIKKRFDSIRVESTEENRRDYREMLFTTPGCEQHISGVILYDETIRQKASDGTPLPKLLEKRGIIPGIKVDKGTQKLPFSADEKITEGLDGLRQRLVDYRGLGARFTKWRAVIEIAEGKPSDACLVANADALARFAALCVEEGLVPIVEPEILMDGDHSIARSDAATERTLHFVFDALYGHRVPLEQILLKPNMVLSGYAAKPQASVREVAERTIRCFRRVVPAAVPGIVFLSGGQSDELATAHLNEMNRIGGFPWQLSFSYGRALQAPALKAWGGKQENLAEGQKAFAKRARLNSEARYGRYTEAMEKAA
- a CDS encoding SDR family oxidoreductase, coding for MTGVGADPTRAFRLDGRVAVVTGASSGIGVALAEGLAAAGARVALAARRTDRLEELAARLRAAGAEAHAFACDVACDESVERLASEVAARLGPVQVLVNNAGLGDPLPAEQEPVEAFRATLEVNLVGSFRCAQRFGREMLAAGRGSIVNVASILGVVGVGQIPQGSYAASKGGVVNLTRELAAQWARRGVRVNALAPAWFPTEMTERMFGDERALKWVRSRTPMGRPGRLEELVGPLLFLASDASSYVTGHTLLVDGGWTAV